The following proteins are co-located in the Acidobacteriota bacterium genome:
- a CDS encoding EAL domain-containing protein: MDPIEPAVTAAPPDDTERATPPGPASPTDEIEALNKLIEGKLLRIAFQPIVEMRTRKVFAYEALARSPFPIFESPQHLYAVAVRAGRVGELGRMHRIQATKICTSWPLFLNVNPNEFDQGWLVRPDDPIFWHKHQVYLEITESAPLIYFEQCYGVISEIRKKQVKLAVDDFGAGYSNLRYISDLTPDIVKLDRQLIAGLREGSRLFRLVCSIVRLCKEMGARVVAEGIETVDELAAVESARVDFVQGFLLARPGLPLPEATWPAAL; this comes from the coding sequence ATGGATCCCATTGAACCGGCAGTCACCGCAGCGCCGCCCGACGACACGGAGCGCGCGACACCGCCTGGCCCGGCCAGCCCGACGGACGAGATCGAAGCACTCAACAAGCTGATCGAAGGGAAACTGCTGCGCATCGCCTTTCAGCCGATCGTCGAGATGCGCACCCGCAAGGTCTTCGCCTACGAAGCCCTGGCGCGCTCGCCCTTCCCGATCTTCGAGAGCCCGCAGCACCTCTACGCCGTCGCCGTGCGCGCCGGACGGGTGGGCGAGTTGGGGCGCATGCACCGCATCCAGGCCACCAAGATCTGCACCTCCTGGCCGCTGTTCCTGAACGTCAACCCCAACGAGTTCGACCAGGGTTGGCTGGTGCGGCCGGATGATCCGATCTTCTGGCACAAACACCAGGTGTACCTGGAAATCACTGAATCGGCGCCGCTCATCTACTTCGAGCAGTGCTACGGCGTGATCTCCGAGATCCGCAAAAAGCAGGTCAAGCTGGCCGTCGATGATTTCGGCGCCGGTTACTCCAACCTGCGCTACATCTCAGACTTGACCCCGGACATCGTCAAACTCGACCGCCAGCTCATCGCCGGCCTGCGCGAAGGCTCCCGCCTTTTCCGCCTGGTGTGCTCCATCGTCCGGCTGTGCAAAGAAATGGGCGCTCGGGTGGTCGCCGAAGGCATCGAAACCGTCGACGAACTCGCCGCCGTCGAGTCCGCCCGCGTCGACTTCGTCCAGGGCTTCCTCCTCGCCCGCCCGGGCCTGCCGCTGCCCGAGGCCACCTGGCCGGCGGCGTTGTAG
- a CDS encoding serine/threonine-protein kinase: MPASIHHTSEPLLPRTERIGGPRSLPAPRSFGTDFRYRNLETLGEGGMGTVFDAWDPVEQRTVALKFFHCPETDPAEEARLQGRVGRPWVPAAYESGTYRDRPYFAMERVAGEPLLKMRSRMGLSDKLEVFQAICESVEAIHRSGIVHCDLNPRNLLIERRGSQWYARVIDFGIALAEAPRVARPIIGSASFMAPEQALGEIDDIDPRTDIYALGATLYATLAGRQPFRAESSAAILSKALIEEPPPLGEIHPHLPEDLVAVVERAMSKEPADRFASAKAMANALADNHCAVH, from the coding sequence ATGCCCGCCTCAATCCACCACACCTCTGAGCCCCTTCTGCCGCGTACCGAGCGGATCGGCGGACCGCGATCCCTACCGGCTCCGCGCTCCTTCGGGACGGACTTCCGCTACCGCAACCTCGAGACCCTGGGCGAGGGGGGCATGGGCACGGTGTTCGACGCTTGGGATCCGGTCGAGCAGCGCACCGTCGCCCTCAAGTTCTTCCACTGCCCGGAGACCGATCCGGCGGAGGAGGCGCGCCTGCAAGGGCGGGTCGGTCGACCGTGGGTACCGGCGGCCTACGAGTCCGGCACCTACCGCGACCGACCGTACTTCGCCATGGAGCGCGTCGCCGGCGAACCGCTGCTGAAGATGCGTTCGCGGATGGGCCTGTCGGACAAACTGGAAGTCTTTCAGGCGATCTGCGAGTCGGTGGAAGCGATTCACCGCAGCGGCATCGTGCACTGCGACCTCAACCCGCGCAACCTGCTCATCGAGCGCCGGGGCAGCCAGTGGTACGCCCGAGTGATCGATTTCGGCATCGCCCTGGCGGAAGCGCCACGGGTGGCGCGCCCGATCATCGGATCCGCCTCCTTCATGGCACCGGAACAGGCCTTGGGCGAGATCGACGACATCGATCCGCGAACCGACATCTACGCCCTCGGCGCTACCCTCTACGCCACCCTGGCCGGCCGCCAACCCTTCCGCGCCGAAAGCTCCGCCGCCATCCTGAGCAAAGCGCTGATCGAAGAGCCGCCGCCGCTGGGAGAGATCCATCCCCACCTACCGGAGGACCTGGTGGCGGTGGTCGAGCGCGCCATGAGCAAAGAGCCGGCGGACCGCTTCGCCAGCGCCAAGGCCATGGCCAACGCCCTGGCCGACAACCACTGCGCCGTCCACTAG
- a CDS encoding tetratricopeptide repeat protein, which yields MDLPSRTATLEGGLTHDNHGALNLQVKSTLSILLASVVLGLPVIIAQAMVASEDPSPLSTPVERQLTGGSSHVYRLHSTAEQFLHVRAEQKGIDVVLFLRRLSNGQEVARTDSLNGSQGEENLLALIETSGEFELVVASEYPEDAAGSYRLELIEHRPERTDDRSRVDAERLTFEAGSLWAAGSRESRRQAIERFGETLLLWRKLADTRREAEAQTNIGYLHRSLGETRAELDPYRKALLLWRRVGDREREAAVLNSLATAANKAGEGDEALDHGHRAAELFRELGDARGEGTALNTLGSVRLSQGDLAVARRLFERSLALRRQTGDRRGEGRTLNNLARVLRQQGESRQAIRLLEEALELARANGDRLGETGALNNLVTLHSLLGEMRRSLDFSHQVLAQARSMGNRRVEAFALNNMATLHHRLGEPQEAVDLYRQAAELAHQFGDRAFEAKALDNVGWAYLALDDAESARRHMEQSLELLAQIDAPRKRIITEVNLSHAHSALGDTEAALALARKAQQAARQLGDTYVQAVADLRLGEVLHDAGQAEAALEVLETVRSTVQTREFRRIESAVLFQLARTERSLGRLEVARRHMAESLDLIDSLRATVAVHDLRASFLASKTKFYQAYIDLLMEMHLREPTAGHHLAALEANERARARTLLDALEEIRGEIRQGLDPALLEQEKALRIRLNEAERQRIEALAGGATEAEIQGISGRVRDLRLENRALEERIRSGNPHYASLTQPTPLAVPDLQRLLDEKTVLLQYGLGEERSFLWTVTQDQVVAHPLPRAAILEAEARRFYELLTEPNRPVADESAAERAARLARAEEDLRAVSVRLSAALLAPAGPLLERRRVVVVAEGALLFIPFAALPLPVTAPAANTPDATAPDTTTQEPMVARHVTIHLPSASVLAGLRRDVADRPTATGELAVIADPVFRGDDRRVRQAQRAAEQATLRSGVGELEFRRLYFSRQEAEKIASLVPQDGLLKALDFSARRELATQGGLADYRRIHLATHGVLNTEVPALSGLVMSLVDENGESQEGFLRLHDIYNLDLSADLVTLSACETALGKHLRGEGMIGLTRGFMYAGAPRVVASLWQVQDRATATLMENFYRAMLQDGQSPAEALRWAQAVLWRSERWSSPYYWAPFVFHGEWR from the coding sequence TTGGATCTCCCTTCCCGCACCGCTACACTCGAAGGCGGTCTCACCCACGACAACCACGGGGCGCTCAACCTGCAAGTGAAGTCGACCCTCTCAATCCTCCTCGCGTCGGTGGTCCTAGGGCTTCCGGTGATCATCGCCCAAGCGATGGTGGCAAGCGAAGATCCGTCGCCGCTTTCGACGCCGGTCGAGCGGCAGCTCACCGGGGGCAGTTCTCACGTCTACCGTCTCCATTCCACCGCCGAGCAGTTCCTGCACGTGCGAGCGGAACAGAAGGGCATTGACGTGGTGCTCTTTCTGCGACGGCTCTCGAACGGCCAGGAGGTCGCCCGCACCGACAGCCTCAACGGCTCGCAGGGCGAAGAGAACCTGCTGGCGCTGATCGAGACGTCCGGCGAATTCGAGCTGGTGGTGGCTTCCGAATACCCGGAGGACGCGGCCGGCTCCTACCGTCTGGAGCTGATCGAACACCGGCCGGAGAGGACCGACGACCGCTCCCGGGTGGACGCCGAGCGTTTGACCTTCGAGGCGGGCTCCCTGTGGGCCGCCGGCAGCCGCGAGAGCCGGCGGCAGGCCATCGAGCGCTTTGGCGAGACGCTCCTGCTGTGGCGCAAACTCGCCGATACCCGGCGCGAGGCCGAAGCCCAAACCAACATCGGCTACCTCCACCGCTCGCTGGGAGAAACCCGCGCCGAACTCGACCCCTACCGCAAAGCCCTCCTTCTGTGGCGCCGGGTGGGTGATCGAGAACGCGAAGCGGCCGTTCTCAACAGCTTGGCTACGGCCGCCAACAAAGCGGGCGAAGGAGACGAAGCCCTCGACCACGGGCACCGTGCAGCGGAGCTGTTTCGAGAGCTGGGAGACGCCCGCGGCGAGGGAACGGCCCTCAACACCCTGGGCAGCGTGCGGCTGAGTCAGGGCGATCTGGCGGTGGCGCGACGGCTCTTCGAGCGCTCCCTCGCCCTGCGCCGTCAAACGGGAGATCGCCGCGGTGAAGGGCGCACCCTCAACAACCTGGCCCGGGTCCTGCGCCAGCAGGGCGAATCCCGACAGGCGATCCGCCTGCTCGAAGAGGCATTGGAATTGGCCCGCGCCAACGGCGACCGGCTGGGCGAGACCGGCGCCCTCAACAACCTGGTGACCCTGCATAGTCTGTTGGGCGAAATGCGCCGCTCGCTCGACTTTTCTCACCAGGTGCTGGCGCAGGCGCGCAGCATGGGCAACCGGCGGGTTGAAGCCTTCGCGCTCAACAACATGGCCACCCTCCACCACCGCCTAGGCGAACCGCAGGAGGCAGTGGATCTGTACCGCCAAGCGGCGGAGCTGGCTCACCAGTTCGGCGACCGCGCCTTCGAAGCCAAGGCCCTGGACAACGTCGGCTGGGCCTACCTCGCCCTCGACGATGCCGAATCGGCCCGGCGCCACATGGAGCAGAGTCTCGAACTTCTCGCCCAGATCGACGCACCTCGCAAGCGGATCATCACCGAAGTCAATTTGAGCCACGCCCACTCGGCCCTCGGCGACACCGAGGCGGCCCTCGCCCTCGCCCGCAAAGCCCAGCAGGCGGCCCGGCAGCTCGGCGACACCTACGTCCAGGCGGTGGCGGACCTGCGCCTCGGTGAGGTCCTCCACGACGCCGGCCAGGCGGAAGCCGCCCTCGAGGTGCTGGAGACGGTGCGCTCCACAGTGCAGACAAGGGAATTCCGCCGCATCGAATCGGCCGTCCTCTTCCAGCTTGCCCGCACCGAGCGCAGCCTCGGCCGCCTGGAAGTGGCTCGAAGGCACATGGCCGAGAGCCTCGACCTGATCGACTCCCTACGAGCCACCGTCGCCGTGCACGATCTGCGAGCCTCCTTCCTGGCCTCCAAGACGAAGTTCTACCAGGCCTACATCGACTTGCTGATGGAGATGCACCTCCGAGAGCCCACCGCCGGCCACCACCTGGCCGCCCTGGAGGCCAACGAACGCGCCCGAGCACGCACCCTACTCGATGCCCTGGAAGAGATTCGAGGCGAGATTCGGCAAGGTCTCGACCCCGCTCTCTTAGAGCAGGAGAAAGCGCTGCGCATCCGCCTCAACGAGGCCGAGCGGCAGCGCATCGAAGCCCTCGCCGGCGGCGCAACGGAAGCGGAAATCCAGGGGATCAGCGGCCGCGTCCGCGACCTCCGGCTAGAGAACCGCGCCCTCGAAGAGCGCATCCGGAGCGGAAACCCGCACTACGCCTCCCTCACCCAACCGACGCCCCTCGCCGTACCGGACCTGCAGCGGTTGCTGGATGAGAAGACCGTTCTCCTGCAGTACGGCCTGGGGGAGGAGCGTAGCTTTCTGTGGACGGTCACCCAGGATCAGGTCGTCGCCCACCCCCTGCCAAGGGCCGCAATCCTGGAGGCCGAAGCGCGGCGGTTCTACGAACTCTTGACCGAGCCCAACCGTCCCGTGGCGGACGAGTCCGCCGCTGAGCGGGCGGCTCGCCTGGCCCGAGCCGAGGAGGATCTCCGTGCGGTGTCGGTGCGGCTTTCCGCCGCCCTCTTGGCGCCGGCGGGCCCACTCCTCGAACGCCGCCGCGTCGTGGTGGTAGCCGAGGGTGCACTGCTCTTCATCCCGTTCGCCGCCCTGCCGTTGCCGGTGACCGCCCCGGCTGCAAACACCCCAGATGCAACCGCCCCAGATACGACCACTCAAGAGCCGATGGTGGCGCGGCACGTCACCATCCACCTGCCGTCGGCCTCCGTGCTGGCAGGCCTACGGCGCGATGTCGCCGACCGACCCACCGCTACCGGCGAGCTGGCGGTAATCGCCGACCCGGTGTTTCGCGGCGACGACCGCCGGGTGCGCCAGGCTCAGCGGGCCGCCGAGCAGGCCACCCTGCGCTCCGGCGTTGGTGAACTCGAATTCCGGCGGCTTTACTTCTCACGCCAGGAGGCCGAGAAAATCGCGTCGCTGGTCCCGCAGGACGGCTTGCTCAAGGCCCTCGACTTCTCCGCCCGGCGGGAACTCGCTACCCAAGGCGGCCTCGCCGACTACCGCCGCATCCACCTGGCGACCCACGGCGTTCTCAACACCGAAGTGCCGGCCCTTTCGGGCCTGGTGATGTCCCTGGTCGACGAGAACGGAGAGAGCCAGGAAGGTTTTCTGCGGCTACACGACATCTACAACCTCGACCTGTCCGCCGACCTGGTGACCCTGAGCGCCTGCGAAACAGCCCTCGGCAAACACCTGCGCGGCGAAGGAATGATCGGTTTGACCCGCGGCTTCATGTATGCCGGCGCACCGCGCGTCGTCGCCAGTCTGTGGCAGGTCCAAGACCGCGCCACGGCAACCCTGATGGAGAACTTCTACCGCGCCATGCTGCAAGACGGCCAATCCCCGGCGGAAGCCCTACGCTGGGCACAGGCCGTACTCTGGCGATCGGAGCGATGGAGTTCCCCGTACTACTGGGCGCCCTTTGTGTTTCACGGCGAATGGCGTTGA
- the dinB gene encoding DNA polymerase IV — protein sequence METPPIRRILHCDMDCFYAAVHVRDDPSLAGLPVAIGGNPSGRGVVAAASYEIRRFGVRSAMPAARAVRLCPQAVFIRPDFPRYRAESQQVFEILRQFTPLVQAVSIDEAFLDVTDHLEPWGSATAVAKEIRRRVAEERRLTVSVGVGPNKLVAKIASDHDKPDGLTVVRPERVAEFLGPLAARRLHGVGPATERSLKQLGVETIADLRALSKDLLGARFGRWGEALWRFSRGIDHRPVTTHRERKSLSSENTYAQDLETLEQMDAEIGRLAAQVAKGLAKRELLAATVTLKVRYQDFSTVTRSRTLGLPTADEEVIRWHATDLLRRTEAAQRPVRLLGVGASKLAAGDPSQLSLFDG from the coding sequence GTGGAAACGCCGCCGATTCGTCGCATCCTGCATTGCGATATGGACTGTTTCTATGCCGCCGTCCATGTGCGGGACGACCCTTCCCTGGCCGGTCTGCCGGTGGCGATCGGCGGGAATCCTTCCGGTCGCGGGGTGGTGGCGGCGGCGAGCTACGAGATTCGCCGTTTCGGGGTGCGCTCCGCGATGCCGGCGGCGCGCGCCGTCCGACTGTGTCCGCAAGCGGTATTCATCCGCCCGGACTTTCCTCGCTACCGCGCCGAATCGCAGCAGGTCTTCGAAATTCTTCGCCAATTTACTCCGCTGGTGCAGGCGGTCTCGATCGACGAGGCGTTTCTCGACGTAACGGATCACCTCGAACCCTGGGGCAGTGCCACGGCGGTGGCGAAGGAGATCCGCCGGCGGGTGGCGGAGGAACGAAGACTGACCGTCTCGGTGGGGGTCGGACCGAACAAGCTGGTGGCCAAAATCGCCTCGGACCACGACAAGCCCGACGGCCTGACGGTGGTGCGGCCGGAGCGGGTGGCGGAATTTCTCGGCCCCCTCGCTGCCCGCCGCCTGCACGGCGTGGGGCCGGCGACGGAACGCTCCCTGAAGCAGCTCGGGGTGGAGACCATCGCAGATCTGCGCGCCCTGTCGAAAGACTTGCTGGGCGCCCGCTTCGGCCGCTGGGGTGAGGCTCTGTGGCGCTTTTCCCGGGGAATCGACCACCGGCCCGTCACCACCCACCGGGAACGCAAGAGTCTGTCGAGCGAGAACACCTACGCCCAGGACCTGGAGACGCTGGAGCAGATGGACGCGGAGATCGGCCGGCTGGCGGCGCAGGTGGCGAAGGGACTGGCGAAACGCGAGCTGTTGGCCGCCACGGTCACCCTGAAGGTGCGGTACCAGGACTTCTCGACGGTCACCCGCTCTCGCACCCTGGGGCTGCCCACCGCCGATGAGGAGGTCATCCGCTGGCACGCCACGGACCTGCTGCGCCGCACCGAAGCGGCGCAGCGGCCCGTCCGGCTCCTCGGGGTGGGGGCCTCGAAGTTGGCAGCAGGCGATCCGTCCCAGCTTTCGCTTTTCGATGGATAA
- a CDS encoding urease accessory protein: protein MTSILFFGFLIGLRHALEADHLAAVASLATGRRSLGSTVLRGAVWGVGHTLTLLLVGGICLLLGVRVPEHLERMFEGAVGVMLVALGVEVLWRLRRQRVHIHVHRHKDGVSHVHAHRHEVGEVHDPEDHEHPHPEGFPHRALAIGLVHGLAGSAGLLLLAVGTVGTPWLGIWYIVLFGVGSVAGMAVLSAVIAAPFRFSHRRLAGLANGLEGALGLATIALGLWVLAAQIGGW from the coding sequence ATGACTTCAATTCTCTTCTTCGGATTCCTCATCGGACTGCGCCACGCCCTGGAGGCAGACCACCTGGCGGCGGTGGCGAGCCTGGCGACCGGCAGACGCAGCTTGGGGAGTACCGTCCTGCGGGGCGCCGTGTGGGGCGTGGGCCACACCTTGACGCTGCTGCTGGTCGGCGGCATCTGCCTGCTTCTCGGAGTGAGGGTGCCGGAACATCTCGAACGGATGTTCGAGGGCGCCGTCGGGGTGATGCTGGTGGCTCTCGGGGTCGAGGTGCTGTGGCGGCTGCGCCGGCAGCGGGTGCACATCCATGTGCACCGCCATAAGGACGGCGTATCGCACGTCCACGCGCACCGCCACGAAGTGGGCGAGGTGCACGATCCGGAGGACCACGAACATCCGCATCCGGAGGGCTTTCCCCACCGCGCCCTCGCCATCGGGCTGGTACATGGCTTGGCCGGCTCGGCGGGTCTCTTGCTGCTCGCCGTCGGCACCGTCGGCACGCCCTGGTTGGGCATCTGGTACATCGTCCTCTTCGGCGTCGGTTCAGTGGCCGGGATGGCGGTGCTGTCGGCGGTGATAGCGGCGCCCTTCCGCTTCTCGCACCGGCGCCTGGCGGGCCTGGCCAACGGCCTCGAAGGTGCCCTCGGGCTGGCGACCATCGCCCTCGGCCTGTGGGTCCTGGCGGCTCAGATCGGAGGTTGGTAG
- a CDS encoding AI-2E family transporter yields the protein MPFSLSERQQTAVSAAVTILAAVVILAAVAALLWLLGTFVQRFSNVLLPLAVAGVAALVFNPWFEWLRDRAKLPPILAVAVVFLSILLPIVGFLWIFGALIVHQVTDLIAGFPEWWSGQLASIKERVPRVAQFFNENPWGQRIRAALEGQEGSLMHGVQVFGDKALSAGGILLRGVGAALGWAVLPVYFAFFLMAEADNLGKLENHLPFLKAETRRDLVYLVREFVSIIVAFFRGQLIVAFLQGLLFAIGFSLIGLKYGFVLGLALGFLNIIPYLGSIVGLGVALPLALFQNGGGWVLVALVIAVFTAVQMIEGYVLTPKVMGDRTGLHPMVIIVAVFFWGSALGGIMGMILAIPLTAFLVVFWRLLREKYIQELV from the coding sequence ATGCCTTTTTCCTTGAGTGAGCGTCAGCAGACGGCGGTGTCCGCCGCGGTCACGATTTTGGCGGCGGTGGTGATTTTGGCGGCCGTCGCGGCCCTCCTGTGGCTCTTGGGCACCTTCGTACAGCGGTTCTCCAACGTACTCTTGCCGCTGGCGGTGGCCGGGGTGGCGGCGCTGGTGTTCAACCCCTGGTTCGAATGGTTGCGGGACCGCGCGAAGCTGCCGCCGATCCTGGCGGTGGCGGTGGTGTTTCTCTCGATCCTTCTGCCGATCGTGGGATTTCTGTGGATTTTTGGCGCTTTGATCGTCCACCAAGTGACGGACCTCATCGCCGGCTTCCCGGAGTGGTGGTCCGGCCAGCTGGCCTCCATCAAGGAGCGCGTTCCGCGGGTGGCGCAGTTCTTCAACGAGAATCCCTGGGGGCAGCGGATCCGAGCGGCCCTCGAAGGTCAGGAGGGCTCGCTGATGCACGGTGTCCAGGTCTTCGGCGACAAGGCCCTCTCCGCCGGCGGCATCCTGCTGCGCGGCGTCGGTGCGGCCCTCGGGTGGGCGGTCTTGCCGGTCTACTTTGCCTTTTTCCTAATGGCCGAGGCGGACAACCTGGGCAAACTGGAGAACCACCTTCCCTTCCTTAAGGCCGAAACCCGCCGCGACCTGGTGTATCTGGTGCGCGAGTTCGTCAGCATCATCGTGGCCTTCTTCCGCGGCCAGTTGATCGTCGCTTTCCTGCAGGGCCTGCTCTTCGCCATCGGCTTTTCGCTCATCGGCCTCAAGTACGGCTTCGTCCTCGGCCTCGCCCTGGGGTTCCTCAACATCATTCCCTACCTCGGCAGCATCGTCGGTTTGGGCGTCGCATTGCCGCTGGCGCTCTTCCAGAATGGCGGTGGTTGGGTACTGGTGGCCCTGGTGATCGCGGTCTTCACGGCGGTGCAGATGATCGAAGGCTATGTACTGACCCCCAAGGTGATGGGCGATCGCACCGGGTTGCACCCGATGGTGATCATCGTAGCGGTGTTCTTCTGGGGCTCCGCCCTCGGCGGCATCATGGGCATGATCCTCGCCATCCCGCTGACGGCTTTCCTCGTCGTCTTCTGGCGACTGCTGCGTGAGAAGTACATCCAAGAGCTGGTGTAG
- a CDS encoding S4 domain-containing protein, with amino-acid sequence MNNPPESVRVDKWLQVARMFKSRSQATRACTLHRVRVNGNSTKPHRLLQIGDTIEVEKGDWTRILVVKELADKPVAKALARELYEDQSPPPPPSDPIARAMRRPAVQREAGAGRPTKRERRQTDRLRGR; translated from the coding sequence ATGAACAACCCACCGGAGAGCGTACGGGTGGACAAGTGGCTGCAGGTGGCGCGCATGTTCAAGAGCCGCAGCCAGGCCACCCGCGCCTGTACCCTCCACCGGGTGCGGGTCAACGGCAACTCGACCAAACCCCACCGGCTCCTCCAGATCGGCGACACCATCGAGGTGGAAAAAGGCGACTGGACGCGCATCCTGGTGGTCAAGGAACTGGCCGACAAGCCAGTCGCCAAAGCTCTGGCGCGGGAACTCTACGAGGACCAAAGCCCGCCCCCACCCCCCTCCGACCCCATCGCCCGCGCCATGCGCCGACCGGCCGTCCAACGAGAAGCCGGCGCCGGCCGGCCCACCAAGCGGGAGAGACGGCAAACCGACCGACTGCGAGGTCGGTGA
- a CDS encoding ankyrin repeat domain-containing protein has product MNVDPLPHPQPAAGKPAQPAACANCEAALDGPFCAACGQRHRTERLSLGSLFAEFVQRLFNLDRGFLGTAKALTVAPGTTIRQYLAGRRRQVLNPFTYLVLATAISLIFHRLSSRFADVGIEASLFAQEGIPPAAQVFFARFVEWTFDHSLWITLAMAIPFTLACQLLFRRHRLHVAETAVFALFAFGHVQLLGSLIYLPSFVLPAEIWNFRQVSQGSIVVLIGYLVVAVVAFYGRSLGTIIKALVAAGAAWGSIFSAIAVGIGIFISLNPHLLADTTEDNLLAAVASKQPEVVATFLAEGATPNAERRQTALRLALESDSMEIARMLLAAGADPESRDGSSRSPLQYAIAARRPEWMKLLLAHGADPERRDQDGSTALMLASASSVRLVEPLLAAGAEVDAQRDAPLATALMIAANIGSPKRVDALLAAGADPRIVGSEGQNALDVAHSRVKEPLATALAEMKDSPP; this is encoded by the coding sequence ATGAACGTCGACCCGCTCCCCCACCCGCAACCTGCAGCCGGGAAGCCGGCCCAACCCGCGGCCTGCGCCAACTGCGAAGCCGCTTTGGACGGCCCCTTTTGCGCCGCCTGCGGTCAACGGCACCGCACCGAGCGCCTGTCCCTCGGCTCCCTCTTTGCCGAGTTCGTCCAGCGCTTGTTCAACCTCGACCGGGGCTTCCTTGGCACCGCCAAAGCGTTGACCGTAGCGCCCGGCACGACGATCCGCCAGTACCTCGCCGGCCGGCGGCGGCAGGTGCTCAATCCCTTCACCTACCTGGTCCTTGCCACGGCGATCAGCCTGATCTTCCACCGGCTGTCGAGCCGCTTCGCGGACGTCGGCATCGAAGCATCGCTCTTCGCCCAGGAGGGCATCCCGCCGGCGGCTCAGGTCTTCTTCGCGAGATTCGTCGAATGGACTTTCGACCACAGCCTGTGGATCACCCTGGCGATGGCCATTCCCTTTACCCTGGCCTGCCAGCTCCTCTTTCGGCGCCACCGGCTGCATGTGGCGGAGACGGCGGTTTTCGCCCTCTTCGCCTTCGGCCACGTTCAGCTCCTCGGGTCGCTCATCTACCTGCCCTCGTTCGTCCTACCGGCAGAGATCTGGAACTTCCGCCAGGTGTCCCAAGGCAGTATTGTCGTGCTGATCGGTTACCTGGTGGTGGCAGTGGTCGCCTTCTACGGTCGCTCCTTAGGCACCATCATCAAAGCGCTCGTCGCCGCCGGAGCGGCCTGGGGCTCGATTTTCTCAGCCATCGCGGTGGGGATCGGGATCTTCATCAGCTTGAATCCGCATCTGTTGGCGGACACCACCGAGGACAACCTGCTGGCGGCGGTGGCCTCGAAGCAGCCGGAGGTCGTCGCCACCTTTCTTGCCGAGGGGGCGACCCCCAACGCCGAACGGCGCCAGACCGCCCTGCGCCTGGCATTGGAGTCGGATTCCATGGAGATCGCCCGCATGCTGCTCGCAGCCGGCGCTGATCCGGAGAGTCGCGACGGGAGCAGCCGCAGCCCGCTGCAGTACGCCATCGCGGCCCGGCGTCCGGAGTGGATGAAGTTGCTGCTGGCGCACGGCGCCGACCCGGAGCGCCGCGACCAGGACGGCAGCACGGCCCTGATGCTGGCGTCCGCAAGCAGCGTCCGGCTGGTCGAGCCCCTGCTCGCCGCCGGCGCGGAGGTCGACGCCCAGCGGGACGCTCCCCTCGCCACCGCCCTGATGATCGCCGCCAACATCGGGAGTCCCAAACGGGTGGACGCCTTGCTCGCCGCCGGCGCCGATCCACGGATCGTCGGCAGCGAGGGCCAGAACGCCCTAGACGTGGCCCATTCCAGGGTCAAAGAACCCCTGGCGACGGCCCTTGCCGAGATGAAAGACTCGCCTCCATGA
- a CDS encoding DNA alkylation repair protein: MNFDQALKQLEAAGTAQNRKVYARHGVKDPQFGVSLAHLGKLTRAIGTNQEIADKLWATGNHDAQVLATMVADPQRFGLRDLDGLCRKIGNYVLADAFSKLVARSPHARRKAEVWTRSKSDFVGQVGFNVLAGLALSVPQDDPDLDDAYFEGHLVKIEEEIHQRPNRTRHAMNQALIAIGVRNPNLTTKALAAAGRIGGVDVDHGETSCKTPNASDYIRKTLEYRRAKARKKKTKARARS; encoded by the coding sequence TTGAATTTCGATCAAGCCCTGAAGCAGCTAGAAGCCGCCGGCACCGCCCAGAACCGCAAGGTCTACGCGCGCCACGGCGTCAAGGATCCGCAGTTCGGGGTGAGCCTCGCCCACCTCGGCAAGCTCACCAGGGCCATCGGCACCAATCAGGAGATCGCCGACAAGCTGTGGGCGACCGGCAACCACGACGCCCAAGTCCTCGCCACCATGGTGGCGGATCCTCAACGCTTCGGTCTGCGGGACCTCGACGGCCTGTGCCGGAAGATCGGCAATTATGTCCTCGCCGACGCCTTCTCCAAGCTGGTCGCCCGCTCGCCCCACGCCCGGCGCAAGGCGGAAGTGTGGACCCGCTCGAAGAGCGATTTCGTCGGCCAGGTGGGATTCAACGTGCTGGCGGGTCTCGCCCTTTCCGTCCCGCAGGACGATCCGGACCTGGACGACGCCTACTTCGAAGGCCACCTGGTGAAGATCGAAGAAGAGATCCACCAACGTCCCAATCGCACCCGCCACGCCATGAACCAAGCGCTGATCGCGATCGGCGTGCGCAACCCGAACCTCACCACCAAAGCGCTGGCAGCGGCCGGCCGGATCGGCGGCGTGGACGTCGACCACGGCGAGACGAGCTGCAAGACACCAAACGCCTCGGACTACATCCGCAAGACCCTGGAGTATCGCCGCGCGAAAGCCCGCAAGAAGAAAACGAAGGCCAGGGCCCGCTCCTGA